One genomic region from Phragmites australis chromosome 1, lpPhrAust1.1, whole genome shotgun sequence encodes:
- the LOC133910541 gene encoding putative L-cysteine desulfhydrase 1 isoform X3 codes for MASAPPDDDAVAKNGHEHHGNGNGPSPAKRPRSVISVAEIRAEFAHHDAAIARVNNGSFGCCPASVLAAQARWQSLFLAQPDAFYFHGLQQGLLRSRAAVADAVGAGDVSEVSLVDNATTAAAIVLQHAAWSFAEGHFARGDAVLMLHYAYGAVKKSIHAYVARAGATVVEVPLPFPVASANAIIAEFRAALAVAKAGGRRVRLAVIDHITSMPSVVIPVKELVAICREEGVDKVFVDAAHSIGQVPVDVRDIGADFYASNLHKWFFCPPAVAFLHTRKDDPIASQLHHPVVSHEYGNGLPMESGWIGTRDYSAHLVVSEAIDFINRFEGGIEGIRSRNHEKVIEMGRMLAEAWGTFLGSPPELCGSMVMVGLPGCFGVESDDDEMRVRTILRKDFAVEVPIYYNSRREEGQKMAKDKNGDPVTGYVRISHQIYNVREDYERLRDAVLKLVSEGFTSSKLRPSEKQEALV; via the coding sequence ATGGCGTCGGCCCCGCCCGACGACGACGCGGTGGCCAAGAACGGCCACGAGCACCACGGCAACGGAAACGGCCCATCCCCGGCGAAGCGCCCGCGCTCGGTGATCTCGGTGGCCGAGATCCGCGCGGAGTTCGCGCACCACGACGCCGCCATCGCGCGCGTCAACAACGGCAGCTTCGGCTGCTGCCCGGCCTCCGTGCTCGCCGCGCAGGCCCGCTGGCAGAGCCTCTTCCTCGCCCAACCCGACGCCTTCTACTTCCACGGCCTCCAGCAGGGGCTCCTCCGCTCGCGCGCCGCCGTGGCCGACGCCGTCGGCGCTGGGGACGTCTCGGAGGTCTCGCTCGTCGAcaacgccaccaccgccgccgccatcgttCTGCAGCACGCCGCGTGGAGCTTCGCCGAGGGCCACTTCGCGCGCGGGGACGCGGTGCTCATGCTCCACTACGCCTATGGCGCCGTCAAGAAGTCCATCCACGCCTACGTAGCGCGGGCGGGGGCCACCGTTGTCGAGGTGCCCCTTCCGTTCCCCGTCGCCTCTGCCAACGCTATTATTGCTGAGTTCCGTGCTGCGCTCGCGGTTGCTAAGGCTGGGGGCCGTAGGGTCCGGCTCGCGGTTATCGACCACATCACCTCCATGCCCAGTGTTGTCATCCCGGTGAAGGAGCTCGTTGCCATCTGCCGAGAAGAGGGCGTGGACAAGGTGTTTGTTGACGCTGCGCACTCCATCGGGCAAGTCCCTGTGGACGTGCGTGACATTGGGGCCGATTTCTACGCAAGCAACCTCCACAAGTGGTTCTTTTGCCCACCGGCTGTGGCGTTCTTGCACACCCGCAAGGATGATCCGATAGCGTCCCAGCTCCACCACCCTGTCGTCTCGCATGAGTATGGCAATGGGCTGCCTATGGAGAGTGGATGGATCGGGACACGGGATTACAGTGCCCACCTTGTTGTGTCTGAGGCTATTGACTTTATTAACCGATTTGAGGGTGGGATTGAGGGAATACGCAGCCGAAACCATGAGAAAGTGATTGAGATGGGTAGGATGCTTGCTGAGGCTTGGGGAACGTTTCTTGGCTCACCACCAGAACTGTGCGGAAGCATGGTTATGGTGGGATTGCCAGGCTGCTTTGGTGTcgagagtgatgatgatgagatgAGAGTGAGGACTATTTTGAGGAAGGATTTTGCGGTGGAGGTTCCAATATACTACAATTCAAGAAGGGAAGAAGGGCAGAAGATGGCAAAGGATAAGAATGGTGATCCAGTGACAGGGTATGTGAGGATCTCACACCAGATTTACAATGTCAGGGAGGACTACGAGAGGCTGAGAGATGCTGTCCTTAAGCTTGTTTCTGAGGGGTTCACCAGCAGCAAATTGCGGCCTTCTGAGAAG
- the LOC133910541 gene encoding putative L-cysteine desulfhydrase 1 isoform X2, giving the protein MASAPPDDDAVAKNGHEHHGNGNGPSPAKRPRSVISVAEIRAEFAHHDAAIARVNNGSFGCCPASVLAAQARWQSLFLAQPDAFYFHGLQQGLLRSRAAVADAVGAGDVSEVSLVDNATTAAAIVLQHAAWSFAEGHFARGDAVLMLHYAYGAVKKSIHAYVARAGATVVEVPLPFPVASANAIIAEFRAALAVAKAGGRRVRLAVIDHITSMPSVVIPVKELVAICREEGVDKVFVDAAHSIGQVPVDVRDIGADFYASNLHKWFFCPPAVAFLHTRKDDPIASQLHHPVVSHEYGNGLPMESGWIGTRDYSAHLVVSEAIDFINRFEGGIEGIRSRNHEKVIEMGRMLAEAWGTFLGSPPELCGSMVMVGLPGCFGVESDDDEMRVRTILRKDFAVEVPIYYNSRREEGQKMAKDKNGDPVTGYVRISHQIYNVREDYERLRDAVLKLVSEGFTSSKLRPSEKSGKSLASVVLYLHP; this is encoded by the coding sequence ATGGCGTCGGCCCCGCCCGACGACGACGCGGTGGCCAAGAACGGCCACGAGCACCACGGCAACGGAAACGGCCCATCCCCGGCGAAGCGCCCGCGCTCGGTGATCTCGGTGGCCGAGATCCGCGCGGAGTTCGCGCACCACGACGCCGCCATCGCGCGCGTCAACAACGGCAGCTTCGGCTGCTGCCCGGCCTCCGTGCTCGCCGCGCAGGCCCGCTGGCAGAGCCTCTTCCTCGCCCAACCCGACGCCTTCTACTTCCACGGCCTCCAGCAGGGGCTCCTCCGCTCGCGCGCCGCCGTGGCCGACGCCGTCGGCGCTGGGGACGTCTCGGAGGTCTCGCTCGTCGAcaacgccaccaccgccgccgccatcgttCTGCAGCACGCCGCGTGGAGCTTCGCCGAGGGCCACTTCGCGCGCGGGGACGCGGTGCTCATGCTCCACTACGCCTATGGCGCCGTCAAGAAGTCCATCCACGCCTACGTAGCGCGGGCGGGGGCCACCGTTGTCGAGGTGCCCCTTCCGTTCCCCGTCGCCTCTGCCAACGCTATTATTGCTGAGTTCCGTGCTGCGCTCGCGGTTGCTAAGGCTGGGGGCCGTAGGGTCCGGCTCGCGGTTATCGACCACATCACCTCCATGCCCAGTGTTGTCATCCCGGTGAAGGAGCTCGTTGCCATCTGCCGAGAAGAGGGCGTGGACAAGGTGTTTGTTGACGCTGCGCACTCCATCGGGCAAGTCCCTGTGGACGTGCGTGACATTGGGGCCGATTTCTACGCAAGCAACCTCCACAAGTGGTTCTTTTGCCCACCGGCTGTGGCGTTCTTGCACACCCGCAAGGATGATCCGATAGCGTCCCAGCTCCACCACCCTGTCGTCTCGCATGAGTATGGCAATGGGCTGCCTATGGAGAGTGGATGGATCGGGACACGGGATTACAGTGCCCACCTTGTTGTGTCTGAGGCTATTGACTTTATTAACCGATTTGAGGGTGGGATTGAGGGAATACGCAGCCGAAACCATGAGAAAGTGATTGAGATGGGTAGGATGCTTGCTGAGGCTTGGGGAACGTTTCTTGGCTCACCACCAGAACTGTGCGGAAGCATGGTTATGGTGGGATTGCCAGGCTGCTTTGGTGTcgagagtgatgatgatgagatgAGAGTGAGGACTATTTTGAGGAAGGATTTTGCGGTGGAGGTTCCAATATACTACAATTCAAGAAGGGAAGAAGGGCAGAAGATGGCAAAGGATAAGAATGGTGATCCAGTGACAGGGTATGTGAGGATCTCACACCAGATTTACAATGTCAGGGAGGACTACGAGAGGCTGAGAGATGCTGTCCTTAAGCTTGTTTCTGAGGGGTTCACCAGCAGCAAATTGCGGCCTTCTGAGAAG
- the LOC133910541 gene encoding putative L-cysteine desulfhydrase 1 isoform X1: MASAPPDDDAVAKNGHEHHGNGNGPSPAKRPRSVISVAEIRAEFAHHDAAIARVNNGSFGCCPASVLAAQARWQSLFLAQPDAFYFHGLQQGLLRSRAAVADAVGAGDVSEVSLVDNATTAAAIVLQHAAWSFAEGHFARGDAVLMLHYAYGAVKKSIHAYVARAGATVVEVPLPFPVASANAIIAEFRAALAVAKAGGRRVRLAVIDHITSMPSVVIPVKELVAICREEGVDKVFVDAAHSIGQVPVDVRDIGADFYASNLHKWFFCPPAVAFLHTRKDDPIASQLHHPVVSHEYGNGLPMESGWIGTRDYSAHLVVSEAIDFINRFEGGIEGIRSRNHEKVIEMGRMLAEAWGTFLGSPPELCGSMVMVGLPGCFGVESDDDEMRVRTILRKDFAVEVPIYYNSRREEGQKMAKDKNGDPVTGYVRISHQIYNVREDYERLRDAVLKLVSEGFTSSKLRPSEKEQLLVTVNFSLFEECKCMLG, encoded by the exons ATGGCGTCGGCCCCGCCCGACGACGACGCGGTGGCCAAGAACGGCCACGAGCACCACGGCAACGGAAACGGCCCATCCCCGGCGAAGCGCCCGCGCTCGGTGATCTCGGTGGCCGAGATCCGCGCGGAGTTCGCGCACCACGACGCCGCCATCGCGCGCGTCAACAACGGCAGCTTCGGCTGCTGCCCGGCCTCCGTGCTCGCCGCGCAGGCCCGCTGGCAGAGCCTCTTCCTCGCCCAACCCGACGCCTTCTACTTCCACGGCCTCCAGCAGGGGCTCCTCCGCTCGCGCGCCGCCGTGGCCGACGCCGTCGGCGCTGGGGACGTCTCGGAGGTCTCGCTCGTCGAcaacgccaccaccgccgccgccatcgttCTGCAGCACGCCGCGTGGAGCTTCGCCGAGGGCCACTTCGCGCGCGGGGACGCGGTGCTCATGCTCCACTACGCCTATGGCGCCGTCAAGAAGTCCATCCACGCCTACGTAGCGCGGGCGGGGGCCACCGTTGTCGAGGTGCCCCTTCCGTTCCCCGTCGCCTCTGCCAACGCTATTATTGCTGAGTTCCGTGCTGCGCTCGCGGTTGCTAAGGCTGGGGGCCGTAGGGTCCGGCTCGCGGTTATCGACCACATCACCTCCATGCCCAGTGTTGTCATCCCGGTGAAGGAGCTCGTTGCCATCTGCCGAGAAGAGGGCGTGGACAAGGTGTTTGTTGACGCTGCGCACTCCATCGGGCAAGTCCCTGTGGACGTGCGTGACATTGGGGCCGATTTCTACGCAAGCAACCTCCACAAGTGGTTCTTTTGCCCACCGGCTGTGGCGTTCTTGCACACCCGCAAGGATGATCCGATAGCGTCCCAGCTCCACCACCCTGTCGTCTCGCATGAGTATGGCAATGGGCTGCCTATGGAGAGTGGATGGATCGGGACACGGGATTACAGTGCCCACCTTGTTGTGTCTGAGGCTATTGACTTTATTAACCGATTTGAGGGTGGGATTGAGGGAATACGCAGCCGAAACCATGAGAAAGTGATTGAGATGGGTAGGATGCTTGCTGAGGCTTGGGGAACGTTTCTTGGCTCACCACCAGAACTGTGCGGAAGCATGGTTATGGTGGGATTGCCAGGCTGCTTTGGTGTcgagagtgatgatgatgagatgAGAGTGAGGACTATTTTGAGGAAGGATTTTGCGGTGGAGGTTCCAATATACTACAATTCAAGAAGGGAAGAAGGGCAGAAGATGGCAAAGGATAAGAATGGTGATCCAGTGACAGGGTATGTGAGGATCTCACACCAGATTTACAATGTCAGGGAGGACTACGAGAGGCTGAGAGATGCTGTCCTTAAGCTTGTTTCTGAGGGGTTCACCAGCAGCAAATTGCGGCCTTCTGAGAAG GAGCAGCTGCTTGTGACTGTTAACTTCTCGCTTTTCGAAGAGTGTAAATGTATGCTTGGTTAA